From the Salinimicrobium tongyeongense genome, one window contains:
- the ccsA gene encoding cytochrome c biogenesis protein: MQKKIASIIFSTRLMAFLFIVFAVALGLGTFIENWYSTETAKVWIYNALWFEVIMALFVVNFVGNIFRYRLHKKEKWSSLLLHLSFIFILVGAFVTRYISYEGMMPIREGATENTFLSEKTFLTTFIDGEIDGQPRRRVVENEVLLAPGASNEFTFNTDYNGQPVKLEIIDYIHGAEEGLVEDPEGENYLKIVEAGGGNRHDHYIKEGEVSNIHNVLFAFNKPTEGAINITHEDGEYTISSPFEGTYMRMADQLQGQVAADSVQTLLLRSLYNMAGMQFVLPDPVIKGRYDVIPTEEKTEGQQDAAVVRVSTAGASETVKLLGGKGMITDPIKLNLGGLEFYVRYGSKEYELPFSIKLNDFIAEKYPGTDKSYSSFKSKVTVIDEEQSFDYEIFMNHVLDYEGYRFFQASFDPDEKGTVLSVNHDFWGTWITYIGYTLLYIGLMWILFAKGSRFGELKQMLEKVKKKKASITGILLVLFSTTAGFAQEEAHEHENPLTIPKARIDSIIKANVVTKEHAAEFGRLVVQDAGGRMKPVNTYSSELLRKLSKSDDYEGLTADQVMISLTENPTMWYNVPVINVKKDNDSIRHIVGVPEDQKFIALTSFFDREGNYKLSPYLERAYMAAVPDQFEKDFIETDRRVNLLYNALQGKILRIFPIPGHENDKWVSFPEAAEAGFKGMDSVYTRQILPMYFSALQTAKKTGDYTQANELLNSIKGFQKKFGGEVIPSEKKLETEILYNKYDIFRNLFSMYMIAGVLMLIFVIFQIFKDSKAIRLLITLSKAAIVIFFVLHTAGLIARWYVSGHAPWSDAYESMIYVGWATMLFGLLFGRKSDLTLASTAFVTSMILMIAHWNWMDPSIANLQPVLDSYWLMIHVSVIVGSYGPFTLGMILGAVALVLMIFTTKNNKKKMDLTIKEITIITEMALTIGLVMLTIGNFLGGQWANESWGRYWGWDPKETWALVSIMVYAFVIHMRLVPGMRSRWLFNFMAVVSFASIMMTYFGVNFYLSGLHSYASGDKVITPSFVYYSVVVVAILGAVSYWRFTKYYKKGNRSRLTADYIKKKRK, translated from the coding sequence ATGCAGAAAAAAATAGCTTCTATCATCTTCTCCACCCGCCTTATGGCCTTCCTTTTTATCGTATTTGCCGTGGCACTGGGCCTGGGAACTTTTATAGAAAACTGGTACAGTACAGAAACCGCCAAAGTCTGGATTTACAATGCCCTGTGGTTTGAAGTGATAATGGCGCTGTTTGTGGTAAACTTTGTGGGGAATATTTTCCGTTACCGCCTTCATAAAAAGGAGAAATGGTCTTCCCTGTTACTTCACCTTTCTTTTATTTTTATCCTGGTGGGGGCTTTTGTGACCCGGTACATAAGCTACGAAGGCATGATGCCCATTAGGGAAGGGGCTACCGAAAATACTTTCCTTTCAGAAAAGACATTTTTGACCACCTTTATTGACGGCGAAATTGACGGGCAGCCGCGCCGAAGGGTAGTGGAGAATGAAGTGCTGCTGGCACCCGGAGCTTCCAATGAATTTACTTTTAACACCGATTATAACGGGCAGCCGGTAAAACTGGAGATCATAGATTACATTCACGGCGCCGAAGAAGGCCTGGTAGAAGATCCCGAAGGTGAAAATTACCTCAAGATCGTGGAAGCCGGAGGTGGAAACCGCCACGACCACTACATTAAGGAAGGGGAGGTTAGCAACATCCACAATGTGCTGTTCGCCTTTAACAAACCTACCGAAGGAGCGATTAACATAACCCATGAAGATGGCGAATACACCATCTCTTCTCCTTTTGAAGGCACCTACATGCGAATGGCCGATCAGCTTCAAGGCCAGGTTGCAGCCGATTCTGTACAAACGCTTTTGCTGCGTTCTCTCTACAACATGGCCGGGATGCAGTTTGTCCTGCCCGATCCTGTGATTAAAGGGAGGTATGACGTCATTCCTACCGAAGAAAAGACCGAAGGTCAGCAGGATGCTGCCGTAGTGAGGGTGAGCACCGCAGGAGCATCTGAGACCGTGAAACTACTGGGTGGAAAAGGTATGATCACCGATCCTATAAAACTCAACCTGGGCGGTCTCGAATTTTACGTGAGGTATGGCTCCAAAGAATACGAGCTGCCATTCTCTATAAAACTGAACGATTTTATTGCTGAAAAATATCCGGGAACAGATAAAAGCTATTCTTCCTTTAAAAGTAAGGTGACCGTTATTGATGAAGAACAATCTTTTGATTACGAAATTTTTATGAACCACGTACTCGATTACGAAGGCTACAGGTTCTTCCAGGCCTCTTTTGATCCCGATGAAAAAGGAACCGTTCTTTCGGTAAACCACGATTTTTGGGGCACCTGGATTACTTATATTGGTTACACGCTGCTATACATAGGCCTTATGTGGATTTTATTTGCCAAAGGTTCGAGGTTTGGGGAACTTAAACAAATGCTTGAAAAAGTGAAGAAGAAAAAAGCCAGTATTACCGGTATTTTACTGGTGCTGTTCTCTACAACAGCAGGTTTTGCGCAGGAAGAAGCACATGAACATGAAAATCCGCTTACCATTCCTAAAGCCAGGATAGACTCGATTATTAAGGCCAATGTGGTTACCAAAGAGCATGCGGCAGAGTTTGGAAGGCTCGTAGTGCAGGATGCCGGCGGAAGGATGAAGCCTGTAAACACATATTCTTCTGAATTGCTTCGGAAACTGAGTAAAAGTGATGATTATGAAGGATTGACAGCGGACCAGGTGATGATCTCCCTTACCGAAAATCCTACCATGTGGTACAATGTACCGGTGATAAATGTTAAAAAGGATAATGACAGCATCAGGCATATTGTAGGTGTGCCCGAAGATCAGAAATTTATCGCGCTAACCAGCTTTTTTGACAGGGAAGGAAACTATAAGCTCTCTCCTTACCTGGAGCGCGCCTACATGGCCGCGGTGCCCGATCAATTTGAAAAAGACTTTATAGAAACCGACAGGCGGGTGAACTTGCTTTACAATGCCCTGCAGGGAAAAATCCTTAGGATCTTTCCAATCCCGGGACACGAGAACGACAAGTGGGTTTCGTTCCCAGAAGCTGCCGAGGCCGGGTTTAAAGGAATGGATTCTGTATATACCAGGCAAATCCTTCCAATGTACTTCAGCGCTTTACAAACCGCAAAAAAGACCGGAGATTACACTCAGGCCAACGAACTGCTGAACAGTATAAAAGGCTTTCAGAAAAAATTTGGAGGAGAAGTAATCCCTTCAGAAAAGAAACTGGAAACAGAGATTTTATACAACAAATATGACATTTTCAGGAACCTCTTTTCAATGTACATGATTGCAGGGGTGCTTATGTTGATCTTTGTGATCTTCCAGATCTTTAAAGACAGTAAAGCTATACGCTTATTGATCACGCTGAGTAAAGCAGCCATAGTTATTTTCTTTGTGCTGCATACAGCAGGCCTTATTGCGCGTTGGTACGTCTCGGGCCATGCTCCCTGGAGCGACGCTTACGAGTCTATGATCTATGTGGGCTGGGCAACCATGCTCTTTGGATTGCTCTTTGGAAGAAAAAGCGACCTTACCCTTGCATCTACGGCTTTTGTGACCTCCATGATCCTGATGATCGCACACTGGAACTGGATGGATCCCTCTATTGCCAATTTGCAACCGGTACTCGATTCTTACTGGTTAATGATTCACGTTTCGGTTATTGTAGGTAGTTACGGGCCGTTTACCCTGGGGATGATCCTGGGGGCGGTAGCTTTGGTCCTCATGATCTTTACCACCAAAAACAATAAAAAGAAGATGGACCTTACCATCAAAGAAATAACGATTATTACCGAAATGGCGCTTACCATTGGTTTGGTGATGTTGACCATCGGGAACTTCCTTGGAGGGCAGTGGGCCAATGAAAGCTGGGGGCGTTACTGGGGCTGGGATCCAAAAGAGACCTGGGCTTTGGTAAGTATTATGGTCTACGCGTTTGTGATTCACATGCGCCTGGTGCCGGGAATGAGAAGCCGCTGGTTGTTCAATTTTATGGCAGTAGTTTCATTTGCCAGTATCATGATGACCTATTTTGGGGTAAATTTCTACCTATCCGGCCTACATTCTTATGCCAGCGGAGATAAAGTGATTACACCAAGCTTTGTGTATTATTCTGTAGTGGTAGTGGCCATTTTAGGTGCTGTTTCTTACTGGAGGTTCACCAAATACTACAAAAAAGGAAACCGCAGCAGGCTAACTGCAGATTATATTAAGAAGAAGAGAAAATAA
- a CDS encoding Rossmann-like and DUF2520 domain-containing protein — translation MLKCHIYTAAAAAPGVKEIWYFSRMIEMVLLGSGNVATHLFKAFSASEGIRVKQVYNHSEKSLEFFRNKCAVTTEISQLAAADIYLMALKDDVIPEMSEKLKDLEALVAHTSGSVALDALKACPRRAVFYPLQTFSKNNAVNYSEIPFCLEAANPKDLETLKKLAQKVSGKSYEISSEQRKKLHLSAVFICNFVNHLYAVGEQICEQNHMPFDILKPLIAETAGKVQHASPAKVQTGPAIRNDQSTIQAHLELLEEGENKKIYELLTSAIKTFHGKKL, via the coding sequence TTGCTAAAATGCCATATTTATACGGCTGCAGCAGCAGCCCCGGGAGTAAAAGAAATTTGGTATTTTAGCCGTATGATTGAGATGGTACTTTTGGGATCGGGCAATGTTGCCACACACCTCTTCAAGGCTTTTTCTGCTTCGGAAGGAATACGTGTAAAACAGGTTTATAATCACTCTGAAAAAAGCCTGGAGTTCTTCAGAAATAAATGCGCCGTAACCACTGAAATATCCCAGCTGGCAGCGGCCGACATTTACCTCATGGCACTAAAGGATGACGTAATTCCTGAAATGTCAGAAAAACTGAAGGATCTAGAAGCACTCGTAGCCCACACCTCGGGTTCGGTTGCTCTTGATGCCCTTAAAGCCTGCCCCCGCAGAGCTGTTTTTTATCCGCTTCAGACTTTCTCAAAAAACAACGCGGTGAATTATTCCGAGATCCCGTTTTGCCTGGAAGCTGCCAATCCAAAAGACCTGGAAACACTAAAAAAACTTGCGCAAAAAGTTTCGGGAAAGAGTTACGAGATCTCTTCGGAACAAAGAAAAAAACTGCATCTTTCGGCCGTGTTCATCTGTAATTTTGTAAACCACCTTTATGCGGTGGGCGAACAAATTTGTGAACAAAACCACATGCCTTTTGACATTTTAAAGCCCCTAATTGCCGAAACAGCCGGGAAAGTACAACATGCTTCTCCCGCCAAAGTGCAAACCGGCCCCGCCATCAGGAATGATCAATCTACCATACAAGCCCATCTGGAACTGCTGGAAGAGGGCGAAAACAAAAAAATATACGAACTATTAACTTCAGCAATTAAAACCTTCCATGGAAAAAAGCTATAA
- a CDS encoding KdsC family phosphatase, protein MEKSYKEFLAQITTFIFDVDGVLTDGSIQISTNGELLRTMNIKDGYAMKYAREKDYTICIISGGKNEGVRSRLKGLGITDIYLGCPDKVEQMEEFFDIYDIKPQEVLYMGDDLPDLYAMKKVGLPCCPQDAAPEIKEASRYISHKKGGKGCVRDVIEQVLKVQGKWNDHQ, encoded by the coding sequence ATGGAAAAAAGCTATAAAGAATTCCTTGCCCAAATCACCACTTTTATTTTTGACGTAGACGGCGTGCTCACCGATGGTTCCATCCAGATTAGCACCAACGGCGAACTGCTGCGCACCATGAACATCAAAGATGGCTACGCGATGAAATATGCTCGCGAAAAAGACTACACCATCTGTATCATTTCCGGAGGAAAGAACGAGGGCGTCCGCTCCCGACTCAAAGGCCTTGGAATTACCGACATTTACCTGGGTTGCCCCGATAAGGTGGAGCAAATGGAAGAATTCTTTGATATTTATGATATAAAACCCCAGGAAGTACTCTATATGGGAGACGACCTGCCTGATTTATATGCCATGAAAAAAGTTGGCCTGCCCTGTTGCCCGCAAGATGCCGCACCCGAAATCAAAGAGGCTTCCCGCTATATCTCTCATAAAAAGGGCGGAAAAGGCTGCGTGCGCGACGTGATTGAGCAGGTTCTAAAAGTACAGGGAAAATGGAACGACCACCAATGA
- a CDS encoding DMT family transporter, with protein MNWLLLIIAGLFEVGFATCLGKAREATGSAAFWWMAGFFLCLSLSMSLLYKATQTLPIGTAYAVWTGIGAFGTVLIGIFVFKEPVHFWRLFFLFTLIASIIGLKFVSV; from the coding sequence ATGAACTGGTTGCTCCTCATCATTGCCGGATTATTTGAAGTAGGTTTCGCCACCTGCCTTGGCAAAGCCAGGGAAGCCACCGGCAGCGCAGCTTTCTGGTGGATGGCGGGCTTCTTTCTATGCCTTAGCCTGAGCATGTCTTTGCTGTACAAGGCCACCCAAACCCTGCCCATTGGAACCGCCTATGCGGTATGGACGGGAATAGGCGCGTTTGGCACCGTCTTGATTGGCATCTTTGTATTCAAGGAACCTGTACATTTTTGGCGCCTGTTCTTCCTTTTCACCCTTATCGCCTCCATCATCGGGCTCAAATTTGTATCTGTTTAA
- a CDS encoding geranylgeranylglycerol-phosphate geranylgeranyltransferase: protein MPFLPFLKLVRPFNLLMIIFTQVLVKYFLFEAFGIDTVLSHWSFALLVLSMICLAAAGNIINDLHDTATDMINKPQKVLIGTKILEKAAWNWFIILNIIGVGIGFYLSNLVGKPSFVALFIIPSAFLYFYATQIKDTVLVGNLVVSIMVAMIIVMVGIFDLVPAITPANLTTQKVMFSILVDYAIFAFLVNFLREVVKDQEDITGDYNAGYNTLPVLLGRSRTNFVIFILALLPLAGLLYYLYAYLYESRAAMLYVLLTVAAPLLYFMVKIVAAKNKKEFHHLSLVLKIVLAAGIFSIGLYRYILI from the coding sequence ATGCCATTTTTGCCATTTTTGAAGCTTGTAAGGCCATTTAACCTTTTAATGATCATCTTTACGCAGGTACTGGTGAAGTATTTTTTGTTTGAAGCCTTCGGAATTGATACGGTATTAAGCCACTGGAGCTTTGCTTTGCTCGTACTTTCCATGATATGCCTTGCAGCTGCCGGAAATATCATCAACGACCTTCACGACACAGCCACCGATATGATCAACAAGCCCCAAAAAGTGCTTATTGGCACCAAAATCCTTGAAAAAGCAGCCTGGAACTGGTTTATCATCCTGAATATTATTGGGGTGGGCATAGGTTTCTATCTGAGCAACCTGGTGGGAAAGCCTTCCTTTGTGGCACTTTTTATCATTCCTTCAGCCTTTCTTTACTTCTATGCCACCCAGATTAAAGATACCGTGCTGGTAGGGAATCTGGTGGTAAGCATCATGGTGGCTATGATCATTGTAATGGTGGGGATTTTTGACCTGGTGCCGGCAATTACTCCTGCAAACCTCACTACTCAAAAGGTGATGTTCTCAATCCTTGTCGATTACGCGATCTTTGCTTTTCTGGTGAACTTTCTTCGGGAAGTTGTAAAAGATCAGGAAGACATTACCGGCGATTATAATGCCGGTTACAACACACTGCCCGTATTACTGGGCAGGAGCAGGACCAACTTTGTCATTTTTATCTTAGCCCTGCTGCCTCTGGCCGGGTTGCTTTATTATTTATATGCTTACCTTTATGAAAGCCGGGCTGCCATGCTCTATGTTTTGCTTACGGTTGCCGCTCCCCTTCTCTACTTTATGGTGAAGATCGTGGCTGCCAAAAACAAGAAAGAGTTCCACCACCTAAGCCTGGTGCTTAAAATAGTGTTGGCTGCGGGGATTTTCTCCATCGGCCTTTATCGATATATTCTGATATAG
- a CDS encoding Maf-like protein, with protein sequence MLQEKLKAHHIILASASPRRQQFFRELDLDFEIRLKPVEEEYPSALKDVEITNFLAQLKAAAFEGELNTNDILITSDTIVWHEGKALEKPVDPAQALEMIKALGGKTHEVITSVCFKTPEKTRTVHAITRVTFSELKEEEIKYYIEKFRPFDKAGAYGIQEWIGLIGVEHIEGSYFNVVGLPTHLVYRTLLEIAE encoded by the coding sequence ATGTTACAGGAAAAATTAAAAGCCCATCATATTATCCTGGCTTCGGCTTCTCCGCGAAGGCAACAGTTCTTCAGGGAACTTGACCTTGATTTTGAAATAAGGCTGAAGCCGGTGGAAGAAGAATATCCTTCAGCATTAAAAGATGTAGAGATCACCAACTTCCTGGCCCAACTTAAAGCTGCAGCCTTTGAAGGAGAGTTGAATACCAACGACATTCTAATTACCAGTGACACCATAGTATGGCATGAAGGTAAGGCCCTGGAAAAACCTGTAGACCCGGCGCAGGCATTGGAGATGATTAAAGCACTGGGCGGAAAGACACATGAAGTAATTACTTCGGTATGTTTTAAAACCCCCGAAAAAACCCGTACTGTACATGCCATTACCAGAGTTACATTCAGTGAGCTCAAAGAAGAAGAAATTAAATATTACATAGAAAAATTCAGGCCCTTCGACAAAGCAGGGGCTTACGGAATCCAGGAGTGGATTGGGCTCATTGGCGTGGAACATATAGAAGGAAGTTACTTTAATGTAGTGGGCCTTCCCACACATCTGGTGTACCGCACGCTGCTCGAGATTGCCGAATAA
- a CDS encoding mechanosensitive ion channel family protein produces MLNFFVLNRNQIITTAAILLVLWILQFIMKKAAHRVGHRSEIHITRTRLMFKYINILVTIIAIFLLSLTWGYNAQEIALIFSSLFAIIGVAMFAIWSILSNITAGIILFFSFPYKIGSRIKIHDKDMPVEAVIEDIKAFHLHLRTLEGELITYPNNLILQKAVSLIEKEYHADEGKDAL; encoded by the coding sequence ATGCTAAATTTCTTCGTTCTCAACCGGAATCAGATAATTACAACCGCAGCCATCCTCCTGGTGCTCTGGATCCTGCAGTTTATCATGAAAAAGGCAGCCCACCGCGTGGGGCACCGCAGTGAAATTCACATTACCCGCACCAGGCTCATGTTCAAGTACATCAACATACTTGTCACTATTATCGCCATTTTCCTGCTCTCTCTTACCTGGGGCTATAATGCACAGGAAATCGCGCTTATTTTCTCATCGCTCTTCGCCATAATAGGGGTGGCCATGTTTGCCATCTGGTCAATATTGAGCAATATCACGGCGGGGATCATCCTCTTCTTCTCTTTCCCATACAAGATTGGTAGCCGCATTAAGATTCACGATAAAGACATGCCGGTAGAGGCCGTAATTGAAGACATCAAAGCTTTTCATCTGCATTTGCGCACGCTCGAAGGGGAATTGATCACCTACCCCAACAACCTCATCCTGCAAAAAGCAGTCTCCTTAATTGAAAAAGAATACCATGCCGATGAAGGGAAAGATGCTCTCTAA
- a CDS encoding PIG-L family deacetylase translates to MRKLFCLVLLLTTVLARAQEPEKLNSSEIYSEIEKLNFLGSVLYVAAHPDDENTRLISYLSNELNARTAYLSLTRGDGGQNLIGPQLRELLGVIRTQELLAARKIDGGEQFFTRANDFGYSKTPEETLNIWNEEEVLKDVVRTIRTFKPDVIINRFDANSAGETHGHHTSSAILSSRAFDLSGKATAYPQLAQELGTWQPKKLFFNTSPWFYESQEAFDAADKSHFISFDTGVYFPLKGLSNTEIASLSRSQHQSQGFGSTGTRGTASEYIELLKGEHPKNNPDIFHGINTSWSRVKGGKEIGKILNLVQQNFDFKNPAASVPQLVKAYQLIQNLEDQHWKKLKSEQIKDVIAAAMGLYLEAVAASSLATPGEKVNLELEAINRSEINAELLSVKLFPEEEEIPVNLSLANNRASVQEIDFVIPENINFTSPYWLNEEGSLGMYRVPQNELIGLPETPRQLKVQFTVDVAGVKIPFERNITYKFNDPVTGESYRPFEVVPKVSVTTGTNVMVFANGAPGSITVTVKAMANGISGELSPGEKPGWKISPEKHIFDSLQKGEEVSFSFEVHPPEIQDKVAFKPVATVNGKTYTKSIVQLDYPHIPLQTLVLPNKTSLVKLEIQKRGNLVGYIQGAGDVVPQALEQMGYKVELVDPKDISENSLTKFDAVVVGIRAYNTVDELRYKQPLLFEYVRQGGNLILQYNTSRGLVTEHLAPFELQLSRDRVTNEAAEVTFLAPNHPVLNFPNKITSKDFEGWVQERGLYFPDQWGKEFTPILAMNDKDEAPTKGSLLVSPYGKGNFIYTGLSFFREFPAGVPGAFRLFANMVSLPGHETATSALKQNNLN, encoded by the coding sequence ATGCGGAAGCTTTTTTGCCTTGTCCTTCTTCTTACCACTGTGCTCGCCAGGGCCCAGGAGCCTGAAAAGTTAAACTCTTCGGAAATTTATTCTGAAATTGAAAAACTCAATTTCCTGGGATCGGTGTTGTATGTTGCGGCCCACCCCGATGATGAGAACACCCGTCTCATCTCCTACTTAAGCAATGAACTCAATGCGCGAACGGCTTACCTCTCACTTACCCGCGGTGACGGCGGCCAAAACCTTATTGGTCCGCAGCTAAGGGAATTACTTGGCGTGATACGCACCCAAGAACTGCTTGCAGCCCGAAAAATTGACGGCGGAGAGCAATTCTTCACCCGCGCGAATGATTTTGGGTACAGCAAAACCCCTGAAGAAACCCTGAATATCTGGAATGAGGAAGAAGTGCTCAAAGATGTTGTGCGCACCATAAGAACGTTTAAACCCGATGTGATCATCAACCGTTTTGACGCCAATTCGGCGGGAGAAACCCACGGCCATCACACCTCTTCCGCAATATTAAGCAGCCGCGCCTTTGATCTTTCCGGGAAGGCTACAGCTTATCCACAACTGGCACAGGAGCTGGGAACATGGCAGCCAAAAAAGCTATTTTTCAATACCTCTCCCTGGTTCTACGAATCTCAGGAAGCATTTGATGCGGCAGATAAATCACATTTTATAAGTTTCGACACCGGAGTATATTTCCCGCTAAAGGGCCTCTCCAATACCGAAATCGCTTCCCTTAGCCGCAGCCAGCACCAGTCGCAGGGATTTGGCAGCACCGGTACCCGTGGCACGGCTTCAGAATATATTGAACTCCTCAAGGGAGAACATCCTAAGAATAATCCAGATATTTTTCACGGCATCAACACCAGCTGGAGCCGCGTAAAAGGAGGAAAAGAGATAGGAAAGATACTGAACCTGGTACAGCAGAACTTCGATTTTAAAAATCCGGCGGCCAGTGTGCCCCAACTGGTCAAAGCTTATCAACTCATTCAAAACCTTGAAGACCAGCATTGGAAAAAGCTAAAATCGGAGCAGATAAAAGACGTTATTGCAGCTGCCATGGGCCTTTACCTGGAAGCGGTGGCCGCCTCGTCGCTTGCCACCCCGGGCGAAAAGGTGAACCTGGAGCTGGAAGCCATAAACCGAAGTGAAATCAATGCCGAGCTGCTTTCGGTAAAACTTTTTCCTGAAGAAGAGGAAATTCCCGTTAATCTTTCCCTGGCCAATAATCGTGCCTCGGTTCAGGAGATTGATTTTGTTATTCCTGAAAATATCAACTTCACCAGCCCTTACTGGCTCAATGAAGAAGGCAGTTTGGGAATGTACAGGGTACCCCAAAACGAACTCATTGGCCTTCCTGAAACCCCCAGGCAGCTGAAGGTTCAGTTTACTGTTGATGTGGCAGGGGTAAAAATCCCGTTTGAGAGGAACATTACCTATAAATTCAATGATCCCGTTACCGGGGAATCTTACAGGCCTTTTGAAGTGGTGCCAAAAGTTTCGGTCACCACAGGCACCAATGTGATGGTCTTTGCCAATGGGGCGCCGGGTAGTATTACGGTGACCGTAAAAGCCATGGCTAATGGCATTTCAGGAGAGTTAAGTCCGGGGGAAAAGCCCGGCTGGAAAATCTCTCCCGAAAAGCACATTTTTGACAGCCTGCAAAAGGGAGAAGAAGTAAGTTTCAGCTTTGAGGTGCACCCTCCAGAGATCCAGGATAAAGTCGCTTTCAAGCCTGTGGCCACGGTAAACGGGAAAACTTACACAAAATCAATAGTTCAGCTTGATTATCCGCATATCCCGTTACAAACCCTTGTCCTCCCAAATAAAACCAGCCTGGTAAAACTGGAGATCCAAAAAAGGGGAAATTTGGTGGGATATATTCAGGGGGCGGGAGACGTGGTACCTCAGGCCCTGGAGCAAATGGGCTACAAAGTAGAGCTCGTTGACCCAAAGGATATTTCAGAAAACAGCCTTACAAAATTTGACGCTGTGGTAGTGGGCATCCGCGCTTATAACACGGTGGATGAGCTGCGTTATAAACAACCGCTGCTTTTTGAATACGTGAGGCAGGGCGGAAATCTCATCCTGCAGTACAACACGAGCCGCGGACTCGTCACCGAACACCTGGCACCTTTTGAACTGCAGCTTTCGCGCGACAGGGTTACCAATGAAGCCGCCGAAGTGACATTTTTGGCACCTAACCACCCTGTCCTCAATTTTCCGAATAAAATAACTTCAAAAGATTTTGAGGGCTGGGTGCAGGAACGCGGACTCTATTTTCCCGATCAATGGGGAAAAGAATTTACGCCAATCCTTGCGATGAACGACAAAGATGAAGCGCCCACCAAAGGCAGTCTTTTAGTCTCACCATACGGGAAAGGCAATTTTATCTATACCGGCCTTAGCTTTTTCAGGGAATTCCCGGCAGGAGTCCCCGGGGCATTCCGGCTTTTTGCCAATATGGTCTCGCTGCCCGGGCATGAAACGGCAACTTCAGCATTAAAACAAAACAACCTGAACTAA